Proteins from a single region of Desulfobacterales bacterium:
- a CDS encoding YifB family Mg chelatase-like AAA ATPase, producing MIAKVLSSAVIGIDAHVVEVEVDITKGLPAFSTVGLPEAAVKESKERVKSAIHNSGYTFPDDRITVNLAPANIKKEGTGFDLPIALGILSAMGLVSQDIMHRFLIMGELSLDGRIKPVKGSLSMAIAAKEANYGGVLVPAGNAKEAAVVEGLLVYAVKTLSEVVEFFRGVLQVAPERVDSDSLRFAHGMETPDYADVYGQENAKRAIEVAAAGGHNLLMIGPPGSGKTMLAKRFSSILPPLSFEEAIEVTKIYSVTGRLPIGQALMTERPFRAPHHTVSDAGLIGGGHLPKPGEVSLAHHGVLFLDELPEFKKHVLEVLRQPLEDRLVTISRAATAITYPAGFMLLAAMNPCPCGYFGDKIHECHCSYHQIRQYRAKISGPLFDRIDIHLDVPAVSYKDLSQTIQSEPSEAIRARVAAARKLQAQRFSKARRIYCNAQMSGRHVKAFCRIDGESCDLLESAIDKLGLSARAYHRVLKIARTIADLDGVESIGVAHVSEAIQYRSLDRKMADG from the coding sequence GTGATTGCGAAAGTGTTAAGCAGTGCGGTGATAGGTATCGATGCGCATGTGGTGGAAGTAGAGGTGGATATTACAAAAGGATTGCCTGCATTTAGCACGGTGGGGCTGCCCGAGGCCGCTGTCAAGGAAAGCAAGGAACGGGTCAAATCAGCCATCCACAATTCCGGATACACCTTTCCCGATGACCGGATTACGGTTAATTTGGCGCCGGCGAACATTAAGAAGGAAGGCACCGGTTTTGATCTTCCCATTGCCTTGGGCATTTTATCCGCCATGGGGTTGGTTTCCCAGGATATTATGCACCGGTTTTTAATTATGGGAGAACTCTCCCTTGATGGTCGGATAAAACCGGTTAAAGGCTCCCTTTCGATGGCCATTGCCGCCAAGGAGGCGAACTATGGCGGTGTTCTCGTTCCGGCGGGCAATGCTAAAGAAGCCGCCGTGGTAGAAGGTCTCCTTGTTTATGCCGTCAAAACGCTTTCGGAAGTTGTGGAGTTTTTCAGAGGGGTATTGCAGGTAGCTCCGGAGCGGGTTGATTCGGATTCGTTGCGTTTTGCCCATGGTATGGAAACCCCTGATTATGCGGACGTTTATGGTCAGGAGAATGCCAAAAGAGCGATAGAAGTTGCCGCTGCGGGGGGCCATAATTTGCTGATGATCGGACCTCCCGGATCCGGCAAGACCATGCTGGCCAAGCGGTTTTCTTCTATTTTACCCCCGCTTTCGTTTGAGGAGGCCATAGAGGTCACCAAAATTTATTCGGTGACGGGCAGGCTTCCCATCGGTCAAGCCCTGATGACCGAACGCCCGTTTCGTGCTCCCCATCATACCGTCAGCGATGCCGGTTTGATCGGCGGCGGGCATTTGCCCAAGCCCGGAGAGGTGAGCCTGGCGCATCACGGCGTGTTGTTTCTGGATGAGCTGCCGGAATTTAAAAAACATGTGCTTGAGGTGCTTCGTCAGCCGTTGGAGGATCGTCTTGTGACCATTTCCAGGGCCGCCACAGCCATAACCTATCCGGCGGGATTTATGCTGCTGGCTGCGATGAATCCGTGTCCCTGCGGCTACTTTGGAGACAAAATTCATGAATGCCATTGCTCTTACCATCAGATTCGCCAGTATCGGGCGAAAATATCAGGCCCGTTGTTTGATCGTATCGATATTCATCTGGATGTACCGGCGGTTTCCTACAAAGACCTGTCGCAAACCATTCAAAGTGAGCCCTCCGAGGCGATTCGGGCACGGGTGGCAGCCGCCCGGAAACTTCAGGCGCAACGGTTTTCCAAAGCCCGGAGAATTTATTGCAACGCGCAGATGAGCGGGCGGCATGTGAAGGCTTTTTGCCGGATTGACGGAGAAAGTTGTGATCTTTTAGAGTCGGCAATTGACAAGCTGGGGCTTTCCGCACGAGCGTATCACCGCGTGCTTAAAATCGCTCGAACCATTGCGGATTTGGACGGCGTTGAATCGATTGGCGTTGCCCATGTTTCCGAAGCGATTCAATATCGCAGCCTGGATCGGAAAATGGCGGACGGATGA
- a CDS encoding sigma 54-interacting transcriptional regulator, translating to MRKNKIKQQQDVILDSVNEGVFTVGLDWRITAFNRAAERITGIAGKEALGKSCCDVFHASLCESACPLRRSFNTGQPVVNATAHIINNQGRRVPIRISTAILKDETGQVIGGVESFQDLSQVEQLQKALENRYTFEDIVGRSADMMRLFKVLPQIAESDSTVLIEGASGTGKELFARAIHNLSSRRKKRFVAVNCAALPDALLESELFGHKAGAFTDAKRDKAGRFELADNGTIFLDEIGDISLAMQVRLLRVLQDHIVEPLGAVQPKPVDIRVLAATNKDLAELVKSCKFREDLYYRIRVIHLLLPSLKQRREDIPLLIDHLVGKFNRLQGKNIAGVSVDVLARLMAHDWPGNVRELENVIEQAFVLCRSGIIERHHLPPEFQSVRPPVGDSFSARNIQAMQKHLIVETLHYHKGNRQKTARDLGINIATLYRKIKLFDLEVPETDGRGKRR from the coding sequence ATGAGAAAAAATAAAATCAAACAACAACAAGATGTGATTCTGGACTCCGTTAATGAGGGGGTCTTTACCGTGGGGCTAGATTGGCGCATTACGGCGTTTAACCGCGCAGCGGAGCGTATCACGGGCATCGCCGGAAAGGAAGCGCTGGGAAAATCCTGTTGTGATGTGTTTCATGCCAGTCTTTGCGAAAGCGCGTGCCCGCTTAGGCGGTCTTTCAACACAGGGCAACCCGTCGTCAATGCCACCGCCCACATTATCAACAATCAGGGTCGCCGGGTGCCTATCCGCATTTCCACGGCCATCCTGAAAGATGAAACCGGTCAGGTAATCGGAGGTGTCGAGTCCTTTCAGGATCTTAGCCAGGTTGAACAACTGCAGAAGGCGTTGGAGAACCGGTATACCTTCGAGGATATCGTTGGTCGCAGTGCCGACATGATGCGCCTGTTCAAGGTTCTACCGCAGATCGCCGAAAGCGACAGTACGGTCCTGATCGAGGGCGCGAGCGGCACCGGTAAGGAATTGTTCGCGCGGGCCATTCATAATCTGTCATCGCGCCGTAAAAAAAGGTTTGTCGCGGTCAATTGCGCGGCCCTACCGGATGCGCTGCTCGAAAGTGAACTGTTCGGACACAAGGCAGGGGCATTTACCGATGCCAAACGGGACAAGGCCGGGCGTTTTGAGCTAGCCGATAACGGTACTATTTTTTTGGACGAAATCGGCGATATTTCACTGGCCATGCAAGTACGGCTTCTGCGCGTACTTCAGGATCACATCGTCGAGCCGCTGGGTGCCGTTCAGCCCAAGCCGGTCGATATTCGCGTCCTGGCCGCCACCAATAAAGATCTCGCCGAGCTGGTGAAAAGCTGCAAATTTCGAGAAGATCTCTATTACCGCATTCGCGTCATTCATCTGCTGCTGCCGAGCTTAAAGCAACGGCGAGAGGACATACCCCTTTTGATCGACCACCTGGTCGGCAAGTTCAATCGGCTGCAAGGCAAAAACATCGCCGGGGTCTCGGTCGATGTGCTTGCTCGCTTGATGGCGCATGACTGGCCCGGCAATGTCCGTGAATTGGAAAATGTGATTGAGCAGGCATTCGTGCTGTGCCGGAGCGGCATCATTGAGCGACACCACCTGCCGCCCGAATTTCAGTCGGTGCGGCCCCCCGTCGGCGATTCTTTCAGCGCACGGAATATTCAAGCCATGCAAAAGCACCTGATCGTTGAAACGTTACATTACCATAAAGGCAATCGGCAAAAAACCGCCAGGGACCTTGGCATCAATATTGCTACTTTATACCGTAAAATCAAATTATTTGATCTGGAAGTGCCTGAAACAGATGGCCGGGGAAAAAGAAGATAG
- a CDS encoding M48 family metalloprotease, producing the protein MNTDAIIHGEASGLTRRDFIRITALSTVGFLSGCAVNPVTGKSQLMLVSEDTEIQVDRTNSPHQFSSDYGVLQDSGLNTYIQEVGKRLAAGTHRPHMPYRFQGVNATYINAYAFPGGSIAATRGILLSLNNEAELSALLGHELGHVNARHTAQQMSKTMMAQVVVGGVGMVASTRGYGQLASQLGMLGAGALLASYSRDNEREADALGMEYMVKTGYGSDGFIGLMSMLNGLSHGKQGSAADLLFATHPMSDERYQAAVDRAGETYAAAKNKPLYKERYMDNTAKLRVIKGAITAMQSGEEAMMKKTYHEAEGRFQTALKQAPNDYAGLVMMAKCQLAQNKNDSAIRYAEKAKAVYPQEAQSNHLAGFAKIRTKQFDAALADFDAYDKKLPGNPNTLFFRGYALEGMGRREASATEYKRFLTAVNQGAQAQHAYKRLVEWGYVQPSSSTAK; encoded by the coding sequence ATGAACACGGATGCTATTATTCACGGTGAAGCGAGCGGGCTGACCCGTCGTGACTTTATTCGCATAACAGCCCTGTCGACGGTCGGGTTTCTGTCCGGCTGTGCCGTCAATCCGGTGACCGGAAAATCGCAATTGATGCTGGTATCCGAAGACACTGAAATTCAAGTCGACAGGACCAACTCCCCTCATCAGTTTTCTTCCGATTACGGTGTCCTTCAGGATTCTGGGCTGAATACTTATATTCAGGAGGTCGGAAAAAGGCTGGCGGCAGGTACGCATCGGCCTCATATGCCGTATCGGTTTCAGGGTGTAAATGCGACCTATATTAATGCGTATGCGTTTCCGGGCGGCAGCATTGCCGCAACCCGGGGTATTTTATTGTCCTTAAACAATGAAGCGGAGCTATCTGCTTTGTTAGGCCATGAACTGGGCCATGTGAACGCCAGACATACCGCGCAGCAAATGTCAAAGACCATGATGGCGCAGGTCGTGGTCGGGGGGGTCGGCATGGTTGCCTCAACAAGAGGATACGGCCAGTTGGCCTCGCAGTTGGGAATGCTGGGCGCAGGCGCTCTTTTGGCGTCCTATAGCCGCGATAATGAGCGGGAAGCCGATGCGCTCGGAATGGAATACATGGTCAAGACCGGTTACGGATCTGACGGGTTTATCGGGCTCATGAGCATGCTTAACGGGCTTTCTCATGGCAAGCAAGGTTCGGCGGCCGACTTACTGTTTGCAACGCATCCCATGAGCGATGAGCGCTATCAGGCGGCTGTTGACCGTGCCGGTGAAACCTATGCTGCGGCTAAAAATAAGCCGCTTTACAAAGAGCGGTACATGGATAACACGGCAAAACTGCGCGTGATTAAAGGCGCCATTACTGCGATGCAATCCGGGGAAGAGGCCATGATGAAGAAAACCTACCACGAGGCGGAAGGCCGTTTTCAGACCGCCCTGAAGCAGGCCCCAAACGATTATGCCGGCCTTGTCATGATGGCCAAATGCCAGTTGGCGCAAAACAAGAATGACTCGGCCATCCGATATGCTGAAAAAGCCAAGGCGGTGTATCCCCAAGAAGCACAATCCAACCATTTGGCCGGATTCGCTAAAATCAGAACGAAACAATTCGATGCGGCGCTTGCGGATTTTGACGCTTACGATAAAAAATTACCCGGAAATCCCAATACACTTTTTTTCAGAGGATATGCGCTGGAGGGAATGGGACGGCGGGAGGCCTCCGCGACGGAATACAAACGTTTTTTAACCGCCGTCAATCAGGGAGCGCAAGCGCAACATGCCTACAAGCGACTGGTCGAATGGGGATATGTGCAGCCGTCATCTTCAACTGCCAAGTAA
- a CDS encoding sigma 54-interacting transcriptional regulator, with protein sequence MSKPDVIEALYTISQGLNQGLDLRESLHRALIQLSDFLTAAHGVICLLNPLRNEVHIEVSHGIWENVTGERPYKRGDQISSRVIETGQPTVIPRISQDPQFETHAGFHFLETETELSLICVPLIKGRRVIGAMSLFVPYDTPNALEKNKKIISIAAAVMTRQATQLEAIRFETEKRLEQDQKRLQGEKPAINTAIIGSSNKMREVFEMIAQVSDSNATVLIRGESGTGKELVANAVHNNSPRAKYPFIKLNCAAIPTNLIESELFGHEKGAFTGAIKQKPGKFELAHRGSIFLDEIGAIDLSVQVKLLRVLQEKEFERVGGQQPRKIDVRIIAATNKNLEEAVEEGGFRGDLYYRLNVFPIYLPPLRERKTDILLLAEYFLEKYAHENSKEIRRLSTPAIDMLMAYHWPGNVRELENCIERAVLVCNQGVIHSYHLPPTLQTGSQSDTLPMLSLASAANNLEKEMIIDALKNCRGNITDAARMLRTTVRKLGYKLKKLGINYRQYR encoded by the coding sequence ATGAGTAAACCGGATGTAATTGAAGCCCTTTATACCATTAGTCAGGGTTTAAACCAGGGCCTTGATCTCAGAGAGTCTTTACACCGTGCATTGATCCAATTATCGGATTTTTTAACCGCGGCGCATGGGGTTATTTGCCTATTAAACCCGCTTCGAAACGAAGTGCATATCGAAGTGTCTCACGGCATTTGGGAAAACGTCACCGGCGAGCGACCCTATAAACGCGGGGACCAGATTTCCAGCCGGGTGATCGAAACCGGACAACCCACAGTTATTCCGAGAATCAGCCAAGATCCGCAATTTGAAACACACGCCGGGTTTCACTTCCTTGAGACGGAAACGGAGCTGTCCCTGATTTGTGTTCCGCTGATAAAAGGGCGGCGTGTTATCGGCGCTATGAGCCTTTTTGTGCCCTATGATACACCCAATGCCCTGGAAAAGAACAAAAAAATAATATCCATCGCAGCGGCTGTCATGACGCGGCAGGCCACACAGCTGGAGGCCATACGGTTTGAAACGGAAAAGCGGTTGGAGCAAGACCAAAAGCGATTGCAGGGGGAAAAGCCGGCGATTAATACGGCCATCATCGGCAGCAGCAACAAAATGCGTGAGGTTTTTGAGATGATTGCCCAAGTGTCCGACAGTAATGCGACGGTGCTGATTCGCGGCGAGAGTGGCACCGGAAAAGAGCTGGTGGCCAATGCCGTTCATAACAACAGCCCGCGCGCCAAATACCCTTTCATCAAGTTAAATTGCGCGGCCATTCCAACCAACCTGATTGAAAGTGAGTTGTTTGGTCATGAGAAAGGCGCTTTTACGGGGGCGATCAAGCAGAAACCGGGAAAATTCGAGCTGGCGCATCGAGGGTCCATCTTTCTGGATGAAATCGGCGCGATCGATTTATCCGTGCAGGTGAAACTGCTGCGGGTATTACAGGAAAAGGAGTTTGAGCGCGTGGGTGGGCAGCAGCCGCGAAAAATCGATGTTCGGATAATTGCGGCAACCAATAAAAACCTGGAAGAAGCTGTTGAAGAAGGCGGTTTTCGGGGGGACTTATACTATCGGCTCAATGTGTTTCCCATTTATCTGCCACCACTTCGAGAGCGAAAGACGGATATTTTATTATTGGCAGAATACTTTCTGGAAAAATATGCACACGAAAACAGCAAAGAAATTCGACGACTGTCAACACCGGCCATCGATATGCTCATGGCTTACCACTGGCCCGGAAATGTCCGGGAACTGGAAAATTGCATCGAGCGAGCCGTGTTGGTGTGCAACCAGGGGGTAATTCACAGCTATCACCTGCCGCCAACCCTGCAAACCGGTTCCCAGAGCGATACGTTGCCGATGCTTTCACTGGCCAGTGCTGCCAATAATCTGGAAAAGGAGATGATCATCGATGCGCTGAAAAATTGCCGCGGCAATATTACCGATGCGGCGCGCATGCTGCGAACGACGGTCAGAAAATTGGGTTATAAGTTAAAAAAGCTGGGCATCAATTACCGTCAGTATCGGTAG
- a CDS encoding (Fe-S)-binding protein, whose amino-acid sequence MAEQPIKLGTKKSIFMDQVKALLPNEGNLSLCLTCGACSSGCPATGLENMDPRKFLRMAALGLDEEIKKSDWVWMCTMCQRCIYACPMKIDIPQLIYNARALWPREERPKGILGSCDMALRNDSCSAMGTSPEDFTFVVEDVLTEYREAQPEFADMQAPIDKQGAEFFLNQNSREPVTEPDEMVPLWKILHIVGADWTYGSKGWGGENYCMFLADSDAWNHITRTAAKQADDLGCRIFLNTEUGHVTFSVLAGLKKFNIPHQFEVKNIYEYYAKWIREGRLKVNSDWNKDLKIKFTVQDPCQIVRKSYGDPIAEDLRFVVTSLVGEENFIDMTPNRSNNFCCGGGGGFLQSGYKEARLDFGRIKDEQIQATGADYCIAGCHNCHAQIHELSEHYGAGYGVIHLWTLICLSLGILGPNEREYLRDDLKEVAVFHPESAM is encoded by the coding sequence ATGGCGGAACAACCCATCAAGCTCGGCACAAAAAAAAGCATTTTCATGGACCAGGTCAAAGCCTTGTTGCCAAACGAAGGCAACCTGAGCTTATGCCTGACCTGCGGCGCCTGCTCCTCAGGCTGTCCCGCAACAGGGCTGGAAAACATGGATCCGCGCAAATTCTTGCGCATGGCGGCTCTGGGGTTGGACGAGGAGATTAAAAAATCGGACTGGGTGTGGATGTGTACGATGTGCCAACGCTGCATCTATGCCTGCCCGATGAAAATCGATATTCCGCAACTGATTTATAACGCCCGGGCCCTCTGGCCCCGGGAAGAACGGCCCAAGGGCATTCTGGGGTCCTGCGATATGGCGTTACGCAATGACAGTTGCAGCGCTATGGGAACCTCACCGGAAGATTTCACCTTTGTGGTTGAGGATGTTTTGACCGAATACCGGGAAGCCCAGCCCGAGTTTGCCGATATGCAGGCACCCATTGATAAGCAGGGCGCCGAGTTTTTCCTCAACCAGAACTCACGCGAACCGGTGACGGAACCGGACGAGATGGTTCCCCTGTGGAAAATATTGCATATAGTTGGTGCCGATTGGACCTATGGATCAAAAGGATGGGGCGGCGAAAATTATTGCATGTTTCTCGCCGATAGCGATGCCTGGAACCATATCACCCGCACGGCCGCCAAACAGGCTGATGATCTGGGGTGCCGAATCTTTCTCAATACCGAGTGAGGGCACGTAACCTTCTCAGTCCTGGCAGGACTGAAAAAATTCAATATTCCCCACCAATTCGAAGTTAAAAACATTTACGAATATTATGCCAAATGGATTCGCGAAGGCAGGCTCAAGGTCAATTCCGACTGGAATAAAGACTTGAAAATCAAATTCACCGTTCAGGACCCCTGCCAGATTGTCCGCAAAAGTTACGGCGATCCCATTGCCGAAGATTTGCGCTTCGTGGTCACATCGCTGGTGGGCGAGGAAAACTTCATCGATATGACCCCCAACCGCTCCAACAACTTCTGCTGCGGCGGCGGCGGCGGCTTTTTGCAATCCGGCTACAAGGAGGCACGGCTAGACTTCGGTCGTATCAAGGATGAACAGATTCAAGCAACAGGGGCGGATTATTGTATCGCGGGTTGCCATAACTGCCACGCTCAGATTCATGAGTTAAGTGAGCATTACGGCGCCGGCTACGGCGTGATTCACCTGTGGACGCTGATCTGTCTTTCGCTGGGAATTTTAGGCCCGAATGAACGGGAATATTTGAGAGACGATTTAAAAGAAGTGGCTGTTTTTCACCCGGAATCAGCCATGTGA
- the lpxC gene encoding UDP-3-O-acyl-N-acetylglucosamine deacetylase has protein sequence MCLYYYQHTVAKPVRCAGVGMHSGKTVNLTIRPAPVNHGIRFIRTDLADTPSVAAHFNMVVDTSLATVIGYDGFIVSTIEHLMAAFSGLGIDNAVVELDSHEMPIMDGSASPFVDAIRPVGIQEQDSPRYYFSVKEPIALQDGEKSLTIYPHHSFQVTCAIEYDHPLIKHQQLSMDLSTDSFPDDVSAARTFGFIHEYEYLKRYGFAKGGSLDNVIVLDQTGILNENGLRYPDEFVRHKILDCIGDLYLLGMPILGHVVANKSGHALNNAFLKEIFSRKQSWETRSLQDEIQLKAKALAI, from the coding sequence ATGTGTTTATATTATTATCAGCACACGGTGGCAAAGCCGGTTCGATGCGCCGGTGTCGGCATGCATTCGGGAAAAACCGTTAACCTGACGATTCGGCCGGCTCCCGTCAACCACGGCATTCGGTTTATCCGAACCGACTTGGCGGATACACCCAGTGTGGCGGCGCATTTTAACATGGTGGTAGACACCAGCCTGGCAACGGTGATCGGATACGATGGGTTTATCGTTTCAACGATCGAACATCTCATGGCTGCTTTTTCGGGCCTTGGCATAGATAACGCGGTTGTGGAACTGGATTCTCATGAAATGCCGATTATGGACGGCAGCGCATCGCCATTCGTCGATGCCATTCGGCCCGTCGGCATTCAAGAACAAGATAGCCCTCGCTATTATTTCTCCGTCAAAGAACCGATCGCCTTGCAGGATGGCGAAAAATCGCTCACCATTTATCCTCACCACTCGTTTCAAGTTACCTGCGCCATTGAATATGATCATCCCTTGATTAAACACCAGCAGCTTTCGATGGATTTGAGCACGGATAGTTTTCCGGATGACGTCTCTGCGGCCAGAACATTTGGATTTATTCATGAGTACGAATACTTAAAACGCTACGGCTTTGCCAAGGGCGGATCCCTGGACAACGTCATCGTGTTGGACCAAACCGGCATCCTCAACGAGAATGGCCTTCGCTATCCGGATGAATTCGTCCGACATAAAATCCTTGACTGTATTGGCGATTTATATCTTCTGGGAATGCCTATATTAGGCCATGTGGTAGCCAATAAATCAGGCCATGCCTTGAATAATGCCTTTCTGAAAGAAATTTTTTCCCGCAAGCAGTCCTGGGAAACCCGCTCCCTGCAGGATGAAATTCAGCTCAAAGCAAAAGCGCTTGCCATTTAA
- a CDS encoding PAS domain S-box protein — protein sequence MKKAAISTERIFLLSFLVVAVLLTGYSIHLYGLMQFHLYAALFQAIISFCVFALAWNARKIAENSFLCFFGTAFFFIGVLDLSQLVCLKANPSLKIAIDTASLLPFKSMSAVEERMINHAAQLWILARYLESLSFAASFLFFRRKATVTACFTLYAGITGFCLLAIFDWQLFPNCFTAVAGFTPFKHISHLIIAFIFLATLFILSRHQGFMEPKMSRLLAAALVLAALAEFGYSWNILYYHYTRPPAQILKCVGFFLIYKAIITTGFSNPIELLFRNLKDSQASLARERDKLFSILDILPGLIFVQTQAHAITYANKRFTDMFGEVNNRHCNEIFLNCHSSCDNCPATRVLETKTPVAFEWKSPDGKTFILHYGYFHDTDGAPHVLASGIDITDRVAARTSLEDTKERYRTLYEHTPVMLHSVDKTGKLLNVSYHWLKMLGYEKEEIIGRDFVDFLTPESRTEWEAVSLPKLLRNGSCKDVLFQLLKKDGSLMDIELSIYAEKDAYGKMKRSLAVSIDITDKLKAQRALQSTHEQLEQRVFERTEALKQKTLALEQQIQERIAIGEALRASEQKYSLLVENSLTGIYIKLDGKIIFANDRFCKIHGYTHEEVIGMDSWRLVYPYDRAMVDAYSRKQLEKDAVPADYEARGLTKSGDVIWVTRNSARIIYRDKPALLGNLADITLRKKMEAELKNSEKELKLLSARLLNAQENERKRIAIELHDTIAQNLVTIKFTLGQKLKQMNSPTPTQGVKIEDLIEIVQQNISEVRRIMTDLRPSILDDLGILATISWHCREFQNIYSQINIHRNIDLEEQDVPQELKIVIFRILQESMSNAAKHSHATRIDLNLIRQNGDLELAIRDNGHGFDFRDVLSRVNSSKGLGLIGMRERSEQSFGLFSIQSKMSEGTLIRVRWRVGPDGVVVSWKEAPDTPDTAYRLI from the coding sequence ATGAAAAAAGCGGCCATATCAACTGAGCGGATTTTTCTCCTATCCTTTCTGGTGGTTGCGGTTCTGCTGACCGGTTACAGCATTCATTTATACGGCTTGATGCAGTTCCACTTATATGCCGCTCTGTTTCAGGCGATTATATCCTTTTGTGTTTTTGCGCTTGCCTGGAATGCCCGGAAAATAGCGGAAAATAGTTTTCTCTGTTTTTTCGGCACGGCGTTTTTCTTTATCGGCGTTCTCGATCTGAGCCAATTGGTCTGCCTAAAGGCCAACCCCTCGCTGAAAATAGCCATCGACACGGCCAGTCTGTTGCCGTTCAAATCCATGTCTGCAGTGGAAGAGCGCATGATTAATCATGCGGCCCAGCTTTGGATTCTGGCGCGTTATCTTGAAAGCCTTTCCTTTGCAGCCTCCTTTCTTTTTTTTCGCAGAAAGGCCACCGTGACCGCCTGTTTTACCCTTTATGCCGGAATCACCGGTTTTTGCTTATTGGCCATCTTCGATTGGCAACTTTTCCCGAATTGTTTTACAGCGGTCGCCGGCTTTACGCCCTTCAAGCATATCAGTCATCTCATTATCGCCTTCATTTTTTTAGCAACCCTGTTTATTTTATCTCGGCATCAAGGCTTCATGGAGCCGAAAATGAGCCGCCTTCTGGCCGCCGCCCTGGTGCTGGCGGCTCTGGCGGAATTCGGTTATTCCTGGAATATTCTTTACTATCATTACACCCGACCACCCGCGCAGATTCTTAAATGTGTGGGGTTTTTCCTGATATACAAGGCGATTATCACTACCGGTTTTTCAAACCCCATCGAGCTGTTGTTCAGAAATCTAAAGGACAGCCAGGCCTCACTTGCCAGAGAGCGGGACAAGCTTTTTTCCATTTTAGATATTTTACCGGGCCTTATTTTTGTTCAAACCCAAGCGCATGCCATCACCTATGCCAATAAAAGATTTACCGATATGTTCGGTGAAGTCAATAACCGTCACTGCAACGAAATCTTCCTGAATTGCCATTCGTCCTGCGATAATTGCCCGGCAACACGGGTCCTTGAAACCAAAACGCCGGTCGCTTTTGAATGGAAATCGCCGGACGGCAAAACCTTCATCCTGCATTACGGGTACTTTCATGATACCGACGGCGCACCGCATGTTCTGGCAAGCGGTATTGACATCACCGATCGTGTGGCGGCCAGAACGTCGCTTGAAGACACCAAGGAGCGGTACCGCACGCTCTACGAACATACGCCGGTTATGCTTCACTCCGTGGACAAGACGGGAAAACTTCTCAATGTCAGCTATCACTGGCTGAAAATGCTCGGCTATGAAAAAGAGGAGATCATCGGCCGGGACTTTGTTGATTTTCTGACCCCCGAATCCCGCACGGAATGGGAAGCGGTCTCGCTGCCAAAGCTGCTGCGCAATGGCAGTTGCAAAGACGTCCTTTTTCAACTTCTTAAAAAGGACGGTTCGCTTATGGACATTGAACTCTCAATCTACGCGGAAAAAGACGCTTACGGAAAGATGAAGCGCTCCCTTGCAGTATCCATCGACATCACCGACAAATTAAAAGCCCAAAGAGCGCTTCAAAGTACGCATGAACAGTTGGAACAACGCGTCTTTGAACGAACAGAGGCACTCAAGCAAAAAACCCTGGCGCTTGAGCAGCAAATACAGGAGCGCATTGCCATTGGAGAGGCCTTGCGCGCCTCGGAACAAAAATACAGTTTGCTCGTGGAAAATTCCCTGACCGGAATCTATATCAAGCTGGACGGAAAAATTATTTTTGCCAATGACCGGTTTTGTAAAATTCACGGATATACCCATGAAGAAGTCATCGGCATGGACTCTTGGCGGCTGGTATACCCCTATGATCGGGCAATGGTGGATGCCTATAGCAGAAAGCAGTTGGAAAAGGATGCCGTGCCCGCCGACTATGAGGCCCGCGGTTTGACAAAAAGTGGGGATGTGATCTGGGTAACCCGAAACAGCGCAAGAATTATCTATCGGGACAAGCCCGCGCTTTTGGGGAATCTGGCGGATATTACCCTTCGAAAAAAAATGGAGGCGGAACTAAAAAATTCGGAAAAGGAACTCAAGCTGTTATCCGCCCGGCTTCTCAACGCTCAGGAAAACGAGCGCAAACGCATCGCCATTGAACTGCATGACACCATTGCACAAAATTTAGTGACCATCAAATTTACATTGGGACAAAAACTCAAACAAATGAACAGCCCCACGCCGACGCAAGGGGTGAAAATCGAAGACCTTATCGAGATTGTGCAACAAAACATCTCCGAGGTTCGGCGGATTATGACGGATCTGCGGCCGAGCATATTGGACGACTTGGGGATTTTGGCTACCATCAGCTGGCATTGCCGGGAATTTCAGAATATTTACAGTCAAATTAACATTCACCGCAACATCGATCTGGAAGAACAAGATGTGCCGCAGGAACTAAAAATCGTTATTTTCAGAATATTACAGGAATCCATGAGCAATGCGGCAAAACATAGCCATGCCACCCGGATTGATCTGAACCTGATTCGCCAAAATGGTGACCTGGAACTGGCAATACGGGATAACGGCCATGGATTTGATTTTCGGGATGTGCTTTCCAGGGTTAATTCAAGCAAGGGTCTGGGGTTAATCGGCATGCGTGAGCGCTCGGAACAATCGTTCGGCCTTTTTTCCATTCAATCCAAAATGAGTGAGGGCACGCTGATTCGCGTTCGTTGGCGAGTCGGCCCGGACGGTGTAGTGGTATCATGGAAGGAGGCTCCCGACACGCCGGACACTGCTTACCGGCTCATTTAA